A stretch of the Papaver somniferum cultivar HN1 chromosome 6, ASM357369v1, whole genome shotgun sequence genome encodes the following:
- the LOC113288251 gene encoding small nuclear ribonucleoprotein SmD1b: MKLVRFLMKLNNETVSIELKNGTVVHGTIIGVDISMNTHLKTVKLTLKGKNPVTLDHLSVRGNNIRYYILPDSLNLETLLVEETPRVKPKKATTGKPVGGRGRGRGRGRGRGRGGR; the protein is encoded by the exons ATGAAGCTCGTCAG GTTTTTGATGAAGTTGAACAACGAGACTGTTTCGATTGAACTCAAGAATGGAACTGTCGTTCATGGCACAATCATCG GTGTGGATATCAGTATGAACACCCATTTGAAGACAGTGAAACTGACGCTGAAGGGTAAAAATCCAGTGACATTGGATCACCTGAGTGTGAGGGGTAACAATATCCGCTATTACATCCTTCCTGACAGCTTAAACCTCGAGACGTTATTGGTCGAGGAGACACCTAGGGTCAAACCCAAGAAGGCAACTACTG GTAAGCCAGTGGGGGGACGAGGTCGTGGCCGTGGGCGTGGTCGTGGACGTGGCAGAGGAGGCCGCTAA